The following are encoded in a window of Miltoncostaea marina genomic DNA:
- a CDS encoding IS3 family transposase has translation MSRFRFVADHRAAHCVKRLCRTAGCSRAGCYDRARRPHSAHARRHHELSALIDQVHERSRRTYGAPRIHAELRRLGAPPRYCWASAGTTAPDARR, from the coding sequence GTGAGCCGCTTCCGGTTCGTCGCGGACCACCGCGCCGCCCACTGCGTCAAGCGACTGTGCCGGACCGCCGGCTGCTCGCGCGCGGGCTGCTACGACCGGGCCCGCCGGCCGCACTCGGCCCATGCCCGTCGCCATCATGAGCTGTCGGCGCTGATCGACCAGGTACACGAGCGCTCCCGCCGCACCTACGGCGCGCCGCGGATCCACGCCGAGCTGCGGCGGCTCGGCGCCCCACCTCGGTACTGCTGGGCCAGCGCAGGGACTACTGCTCCAGACGCACGCCGCTGA